A genomic stretch from Salarias fasciatus unplaced genomic scaffold, fSalaFa1.1, whole genome shotgun sequence includes:
- the LOC115384766 gene encoding fibrinogen-like protein 1 → MKMLIGLCGLILVLLSSVTAQPQKHPVDVFPHGSDCTEIKRRLPESRSGVYMIHPAASRIPFKVYCEMGADGGWTVIQKRTGAAVSFEQNWASYEHGFGHLTWDHWLGLNKIHWLTQSKRMTLRVDLWDHERKTAYAEYKDFNLGVPQSNYELRVGRYSGTAGDAIRGPNPYDGQNGLGFSASDRDNDNCDFCIFEFDIAFDKCTDIYGGGWWFSGCGSANLNGPYRPPPFNQRLYWKTWEGHHSLTATRMMIKSE, encoded by the exons ATGAAGATGCTGATTGGACTTTGTGGACTGATCTTGGTCCTTCTTTCCAGCGTCACAGCTCAACCGCAG AAACATCCGGTTGATGTGTTTCCTCACG GATCGGACTGCACTGAGATTAAGAGGCGCCTGCCAGAGTCACGCAGCGGAGTTTATATGATCCATCCTGCTGCAAGCAGAATCCCCTTCAAG GTGTACTGTGAGATGGGCGCCGATGGCGGCTGGACGGTGATTCAGAAACGCACTggagctgcagtttcttttGAGCAAAACTGGGCTTCATATGAACACGGCTTTGGTCACCTGACGT GGGACCACTGGCTTGGTTTGAATAAGATTCACTGGCTGACCCAGTCCAAGAGGATGACCTTGAGGGTGGACCTGTGGGACCATGAAAGGAAAACTGCTTATGCCGAGTATAAGGACTTCAATCTGGGGGTTCCACAGTCGAATTATGAACTCCGTGTTGGGAGATACTCAGGAACTGCAG gtgaTGCCATCCGGGGTCCCAACCCTTATGATGGCCAGAATGGCTTAGGCTTCAGCGCGTCCGACAGAGACAACGACAACTGCGACTTTTGCATCTTCGAATTTGACATTGCTTTTGACAAATGTACCGATATCTATGGCGGCGGCTGGTGGTTCAGCGGATGTGGCTCCGCTAATCTCAATGGTCCTTACCGTCCTCCTCCTTTCAACCAGAGACTCTACTGGAAAACCTGGGAGGGCCATCATTCTCTCACGGCCACCAGAATGATGATAAAATCTGAGTGA